The Arachis hypogaea cultivar Tifrunner chromosome 16, arahy.Tifrunner.gnm2.J5K5, whole genome shotgun sequence genome contains a region encoding:
- the LOC112754348 gene encoding uncharacterized protein isoform X2, translating into MPLKANFQNSALPRNMPVSKCEIYGLLNLRKIVCGNLNTMQEFVKFFEIKGSDRLRSLMNQERRNYSKDPNHVPKYIPEPVWCQLLHYFATDSKFKNWSTANTVNRASNAGSSMHTGGSISMGEHARRMGEFKKRKTELSQVALSLDNEGDIEATKEGLDIPDDYTVWNEVVTKGKKKAAFGLGTFSLDLSSKLDSRNCSETSKDNLNIEQELHMWKEKAKEQEMINEEQKVKLKDAEHKLRDQGRQLKVQQKRIDSTEKTIHALYKKLNLPLPSTLSDPTKDELGTGSSDDNMSD; encoded by the exons ATGCCATTAAAAGCAAATTTTCAGAATTCTGCCCTTCCTAGAAATATGCCAGTGAGCAAATGCGAGATTTATGGTTTACTGAATTTAAG aaAAATTGTATGTGGGAACCTCAACACAATGCAAGAATTCGTCAAATTTTTTGAGATTAAAGGGAGTGATCGATTAAGATCGTTGATGAATCAGGAGAGACGCAATTATTCAAAAGACCCTAACCATGTACCAAAATATATTCCTGAACCCGTTTGGTGTCAACTATTACATTATTTTGCTAcagattcaaaatttaagaacTGGTCAACAGCAAATACTGTGAATCGAGCATCAAATGCTGGAAGTTCCATGCATACTGGTGGTTCCATATCTATGGGTGAACATGCACGCAGAATG GGTGAATTCAAAAAGCGAAAGACAGAACTTTCTCAAGTAGCTTTATCCTTGGATAATGAGGGAGATATTGAGGCAACTAAGGAAGGCCTAGATATACCAGATGATTATACTGTTTGgaacgaagttgtgacaaagggaaaaaagaaagcTGCCTTTGGTTTAGGTACTTTTAGTTTAGATCTCTCTTCAAAGTTGGATTCCAGAAATTGTTCAGAGACATCCAAAGACAAtctaaatattgagcaagaacTTCACATGTGGAAAGAAAAGGCAAAGGAGCAGGAAATGATCAATGAAGAGCAAAAGGTTAAGTTGAAAGATGCTGAGCACAAGTTAAGAGATCAAGGACGTCAACTAAAAGTTCAACAGAAAAGAATTGATTCTACTGAAAAGACAATTCATGCTTTGTATAAAAAGTTGAATCTGCCACTTCCTTCAACCTTGTCTGATCCTACGAAAGATGAGCTTGGGACAGGCTCTAGTGATGATAACATGAGTGATTGA
- the LOC112754348 gene encoding uncharacterized protein isoform X1, whose product MPLKANFQNSALPRNMPVSKCEIYGLLNLRKIVCGNLNTMQEFVKFFEIKGSDRLRSLMNQERRNYSKDPNHVPKYIPEPVWCQLLHYFATDSKFKNWSTANTVNRASNAGSSMHTGGSISMGEHARRMEKATGVKPSLKEVYTKCHTKKDKSWIDERSEKVIGEFKKRKTELSQVALSLDNEGDIEATKEGLDIPDDYTVWNEVVTKGKKKAAFGLGTFSLDLSSKLDSRNCSETSKDNLNIEQELHMWKEKAKEQEMINEEQKVKLKDAEHKLRDQGRQLKVQQKRIDSTEKTIHALYKKLNLPLPSTLSDPTKDELGTGSSDDNMSD is encoded by the exons ATGCCATTAAAAGCAAATTTTCAGAATTCTGCCCTTCCTAGAAATATGCCAGTGAGCAAATGCGAGATTTATGGTTTACTGAATTTAAG aaAAATTGTATGTGGGAACCTCAACACAATGCAAGAATTCGTCAAATTTTTTGAGATTAAAGGGAGTGATCGATTAAGATCGTTGATGAATCAGGAGAGACGCAATTATTCAAAAGACCCTAACCATGTACCAAAATATATTCCTGAACCCGTTTGGTGTCAACTATTACATTATTTTGCTAcagattcaaaatttaagaacTGGTCAACAGCAAATACTGTGAATCGAGCATCAAATGCTGGAAGTTCCATGCATACTGGTGGTTCCATATCTATGGGTGAACATGCACGCAGAATG GAAAAAGCTACGGGAGTAAAACCTTCTCTAAAGGAGGTTTATACTAAATGCCACACCAAAAAAGACAAAAGTTGGATTGATGAAAGATCTGAGAAAGTCATT GGTGAATTCAAAAAGCGAAAGACAGAACTTTCTCAAGTAGCTTTATCCTTGGATAATGAGGGAGATATTGAGGCAACTAAGGAAGGCCTAGATATACCAGATGATTATACTGTTTGgaacgaagttgtgacaaagggaaaaaagaaagcTGCCTTTGGTTTAGGTACTTTTAGTTTAGATCTCTCTTCAAAGTTGGATTCCAGAAATTGTTCAGAGACATCCAAAGACAAtctaaatattgagcaagaacTTCACATGTGGAAAGAAAAGGCAAAGGAGCAGGAAATGATCAATGAAGAGCAAAAGGTTAAGTTGAAAGATGCTGAGCACAAGTTAAGAGATCAAGGACGTCAACTAAAAGTTCAACAGAAAAGAATTGATTCTACTGAAAAGACAATTCATGCTTTGTATAAAAAGTTGAATCTGCCACTTCCTTCAACCTTGTCTGATCCTACGAAAGATGAGCTTGGGACAGGCTCTAGTGATGATAACATGAGTGATTGA